One Triticum dicoccoides isolate Atlit2015 ecotype Zavitan chromosome 5B, WEW_v2.0, whole genome shotgun sequence genomic window carries:
- the LOC119309200 gene encoding uncharacterized protein LOC119309200, whose protein sequence is MSSGDESETEMKRPPSPSTPPSDGVDSAMSTASIEDDDHQAVIDDEDEDEDLEKYQPFTVDDFPRVSSEFDEQSDVVFQNPDIQLRGPSAMFLFRAFNNPLVEKHKHFFGSQYQLYDESEVNVNNNVRAINCSHGCHCLPSGVLQFIDLKIAGYRHVQPGCANIFGFFAVRENGEPLRNYVYRRGIDNYEAVNVKRDTIGIAHLSLTSPARCIHMGSHVLFEFKLSVWTDDQPEDGPKDDLLIEGCTEFTEFMNMHKTRPFIETRRLYGEKCGLDMKFLVLWNAVQAKVDVEILHAPVDGLNLNLYAKTSGFRDVIRLFFAVTESGCRMSLVVGVMRYSYLILCIEGSPKDGGFSQELPCCMWEGRFGSGYHGTVHEVVYLHDSTKISVKVTWKAVKSLHDLKH, encoded by the exons atGTCCAGCGGAGACGAATCGGAGACGGAAATGAAGAGGCCACCTTCCCCCTCAACTCCTCCGAGCGACGGCGTAGACTCGGCCATGTCTACCGCCAGCATTGAGGACGACGACCATCAGGCTGTCATTGAcgacgaagacgaggatgaagaccTAG AGAAATACCAACCTTTTACCGTTGATGATTTCCCAAGGGTTAGTAGTGAGTTTGATGAGCAATCTGATGTTGTGTTCCAAAATCCTGATATTCAACTTCGAGGCCCTTCGGCAATGTTTCTTTTCCGGGCATTCAACAATCCCCTTGTTGAAAAACACAAGCATTTCTTCGGTAGCCAATATCAACTCTATGATGAGTCTGAAG TCAATGTGAACAACAATGTTAGGGCCATTAATTGCTCACACGGTTGCCATTGTTTACCGAGCGGCGTGCTGCAGTTCATTGATCTCAAAATTGCTGGTTATCGCCACGTCCAACCTGGATGTGCCAATATATTTGGTTTTTTCGCAGTACGTGAGAATGGTGAACCTTTGCGCAACTATGTGTACAGGCGTGGGATTGACAATTATGAAGCTGTAAATGTGAAGCGGGATACGATA GGCATTGCACATTTATCGCTGACTAGCCCTGCTCGATGTATTCACATGGGAAGCCATGTGTTGTTTGAATTCAAGCTTTCTGTATGGACTGATGACCAGCCAGAAGATGGGCCAAAAGATGACCTTCTGATTGAAGGATGTACCGAGTTTACTGAGTTTATGAACATGCACAAAACAAGACCATTCATCGAAACTCGGCGTCTGTATGGGGAAAAGTGTGGATTGGATATGAAGTTTCTGGTGTTGTGGAATGCAGTTCAAGCAAAGGTTGATGTTGAGATACTTCATGCTCCTGTCGATGGCCTTAATCTGAATCTTTATGCGAAGACGAGTGGCTTCAGAGATGTGATCCGCCTCTTTTTTGCAGTTACAGAATCAGGTTGCAGAATGAGTTTGGTCGTAGGAGTGATGAGATACAGTTACCTTATTCTTTGTATCGAAGGATCCCCGAAAGATGGTGGTTTTTCTCAAGAGCTGCCGTGTTGTATGTGGGAAGGTCGATTTGGTTCGGGGTATCATGGAACAGTGCATGAAGTGGTGTATCTTCATGATTCCACAAAAATTTCTGTCAAGGTTACCTGGAAGGCTGTTAAGAGTTTACATGACTTGAAACACTGA